The following proteins are encoded in a genomic region of Asterias amurensis chromosome 5, ASM3211899v1:
- the LOC139937731 gene encoding MICOS complex subunit MIC13-like, with the protein MAAAVIKGVGKLAIAAGAVYLTVDQGIWSGSSDSAKTFKNLTSTYSIPNQEEYLQQIPSAKGISQQMRNGWNSGVKWSFDYLVTTPERIGNLTSSATSWVTDSLTETKE; encoded by the exons ggGTGTTGGCAAGTTGGCCATTGCAGCTGGTGCAGTTTACCTAACTGTTGATCAAGGAATCTGGAGTGGATCATCAGATAGTGCCAAGACCTTCAAGAATCTTACAAGCACATACAGTATTCCCAATCAAGAGGAATACTTGCAACAA ATCCCTTCTGCTAAAGGAATATCGCAACAAATGAGAAATGGTTGGAATTCAG GAGTAAAATGGTCTTTTGATTACTTAGTAACAACACCAGAAAGAATTGGAAACTTGACAAGCTCAGCAACCAGTTGGGTCACAGACTCATTGACTGAGACAAAGGAGTAG